The Sphingopyxis sp. CCNWLW2 genome contains the following window.
TCGAGGGTCGGGAGGGGAGCGCTCTGCGTTCTTTCACTGTCAAGGACGCCATCGAGCGGTCGACGCTCGGCGGCTTCGGGGACAGGCTGCAGCCCTCACCCGATGGCCGCGCATTCGCCTTCATAACATCGAAGGGGGAACTCGGCGGCGGATTGGTCCGCTCGACGGTCTGGATCGTGAGGAAGGACGAAGGGGGCCAGTTCCGCGCGACCGCCGGTGCGGAGCGCACGAGCACGACAAATGACGAACCGATTTCGTCGCTCCGCTGGGTGGATGACGGCCGAGGGGTCGCTTTCCTTTCGCCCGACGATACCGGGTTTCCACAAGTCTTCCGGTACGATCTGGCCACCGGCGAAAGCCGTCAGGTTACTCGTGTGCAACAGAAGATCGTCAGTTTCGACCTGAGGGGCGACGACTGCCTGTTCTACGCGGTCGCACGGGGGGCTAGGGAGTTTCCGGCGCCCGGAGGATATCTCGGCGGAGAATCCCTGCTCGGTCTGCTCATGCCCGAACAAGATAGTCTTAACGAAGAGGGTGCCGCCTATGTGCAGCAGACGGGCGGGCCCGCCAAGCGGCTGACCGCGCTGAAAAAATCCCTCGCCTATCCCTTTGTCCGGTTCGCCATCGCGCCGGACGGGGGCAGGGCGATCGCCATGCTACCGGCGTCGCCTGACTCTGGCTTCGCCGCGGCATGGAAGGCGCGGCCCGGCACGCGGCCACTTGTCGAGGCGATGCAGTCCATCGCGGTACAGCCCTATCTTGTCGATATTGCGTCGGTGAGCGCTCGCCCGCTTTTGTCCGCGCCGACAGGCATCGCTATCGGGGACACCTCAGCGAGCCAGCTTCTCTGGGCCGCCGACGGACGCCAGGTGGCCCTGACCAATGCGTTGCTAGGATCGCAGGATTTGAAGGAGGGCGAGGAACTTCCTTCCGATCCCCGCACCGTCATCATCGATATCGGCGCGGCGGGCTCCGATCAGGTGTCGGTAGTCGATCAGCGCGGCGAGCCGGGCGAACGCGCAGCTAAGCTGAGCTGGGGTGGCAGCGGCGAACTGGTCGTTGAAAGCGCCGCCGGGGCGGGCAGCGGCCAGGGTCTCTACAGCTTTGCCTCGAAGGGGCGCCGCTGGCGAACGACATTCGGCCGCGACGAAGGCAAATGGGTTCCAACGGGCCGGGCGGAGATAGGGCCGGCGACGCGGCTCCGTAGAGACGATGTCGATTTCTTCGTCCGCGAAGATGCCAACACGCCGCCGCAGATCATTGGCCAGGACGCGGGCTCCGGCAAGCCGTCGTTCGAATTCGATCTCAATCCGCAGCTCAAGACCATCCGCCTGAACGCCATCAAAGAAGTTAAGTGGACGGATGCGACGGGACATGGCTGGTCGGGCGGGCTGATCCTGCCCGCGACCCGAAAGGCTGGCGAGCGCATTCCGCTCGTCATCGAGCTGAAGTTCTTCGACCCCACGCGCTTCTCGCCCGACGGTCCTTACACAACCGCCTTTGCAAGCCAGGCGCTGGCCGCAAAAGGGATGGCCGTCCTTGAGCTCAATGCCTTCGACCCGGCCACAATGGATACGGCGAAGGAAGGGCCGACGCAGATGCGCGGGATCGAATCCGCAATCGACTTTCTGGCCTCACAATATGGGATCGACCCGGATCGCGTTGGTCTGATCGGGTTCAGCCGGACCTGCTATCACGTCGCTTATGCCCTCACGCACTCGACCCGTCGCTTCGCAGCCGCCACCATCGCGGACGGCCTCAGCGGCGGCTATGTGCAGTATCACGCTTATTCGCTCAATCACACGGCCTTCAACGGCATCAAGCCGCTCTATGACGGGCTGAATGGCGGGCCGCCGTGGGGCGAGACGCTCGCGAACTGGATCAAGAACAGCCCCGATATGAATGCGAGCAGGATTTCCACCCCTTTGCGGATCGAGATGCTCGGGAAATCGTCGGTGCTTCAGGAGTGGGAAATCTACTCCACCCTGAAGCTGCAGAGCAAGCCGGTAGACGCCTTATACCTGCCTGACGCCACGCACGTCCTCGTCAAGCCCCGCGAGCGCTATCTGTCGCAGCAGGGGAACGTCAACTGGTTCGCCTATTGGCTCTTGGGTCAAGAAGCGCGCGATGCCGATAACGATCGGGATTATAAGCGATGGGACAGGTTGAATGCGATTGAATCGGACGCTGCGGCGCTAATATCAAAATAGTGCTGGAGTTCGGCCTAAGCGCAATTATCCAACCGTCTTTGATGCGTTTCACCGACGGCAAGCGTCATGGCAATTGGAACTTATGAAAAAGTTCCAATTGCTTTGCCGGCTAAGGAGAAAATGCCCGGAAGTATCCAAAGCCCCGCAACGAAACATCTTGTCGGGCCAACATTCCCGAACTCACCAAGGCGCGAACGATGGGGGTGTTTAATCTCATCACCATTTGCGCTGTTTGGCAGCACCTTGACGACGATGCGCGCCAGCTCGCCATGGCCAATCTCGCGCATATGACAACTGCGGATGGCCTGCTGATCATGTCGCTTTGGCACGGCCCCGGAGCGGACGGGCGACAAGTGTTCCCGGTGTCCGCAGACGAGACCGTTAGCGCGGCGGGCCTATGTGGCCTCGAATTGGTGCAACGGACGGAGGCTGCGTCGGTGCAGGCCAGAAATCAAGCAAACGGAGTCTTCTGGACCTGGCTTGCATTGAAAAAGGCCAGCTAATGGGGAGTTTTTGCCTCGCTACCACGACCGACTTCGGTCGTTCAGGGCGTCCACGCGAGACCTCTGAGAATGTCGGCTTTCTTGAATTATTCCCCGGAAGCTGCCTGTCTGAAACCGGCCAAAAAGGGCATCCGATTGAAGTCAAGCTCCGAAAGATCGGACTGTCGCCAGCATACCTTGGATCACATGAACAAGCTGGGGAGCCGGGAGATTGTCGAGCATTGAAAAATGCCGCCATTTGGCGAGTCGTATGTTCAGGGCTTCGGATAGGGCGATTCGCCGCCGAGGCTGTCGTTCGTGTGACCGACGATCACGTCGCACAGGCAGGCCGCATCGGTACAGGCGTCCCGCTTTGCGATGAAGCTGGCATCGCGCGGGGGATCGCGGCGGTCGACTTCCTGCCCGGTTGCATTCTCGTTTGCGTATACCCAGGCAAGGTCATCGAGGCGGCCCATACGCCAGAGTCCGGAGGGGTATTCGTCCGACGAGTCGCACATCAGCTGATGCGCCTTCACGGTCGGGGCATCGCAACTGATATCGGACAGGATGTCCGCATAGGACAGTTCGAGCCTTGCGATACTCTTTTCAACTGCGGCAAAGTCCGCCTTGCAGCTCTGCGCAAGCGCTATCTGGGGAACCAGTAGCAATGCGATAGCAAGAACCGCGCGAGGTGCAGTGCAGTGAAGCCGTGACAACATGGGCATCGGGACGCTTCCTTTACAAGGGGACAGTTAGACGCCGCAGATCAGCTCGCTTTGCCCGCGCGACCGCGAACCGGCATCGGTGGGGCGGATCGTCGTCGAGACTTCGACGTCGTCGTCGACGGCAAAGTCGCCGTTCTTGTCGATCGTGAAACCCATCTGCCGGAAAGCGGCCTGGACCTTGCTCGCCGGATCGCCAAACGCGACACCCTGCCATTCGTATCCGACGATTACGGCAGTCACGCGCAGGCCGCGAAATTTCTTGTCGACCGGGAAGTCATATTCTTCCGCCATCTCCTCGATATTCTCCCCGTCGCGAGCCTTGCGCGCCCTTTCGAAATAGGGCTCGAGCTCGGGGCCGAGTTCGCAATTGCGCGCGTCGAACTGGATGAGTGAATTGGCCACCGCGCCTTTGGCCGGCGACGGTTCGGTGGCGCAGGCCGAAGCCGTCGGCATATAGCCGACGCCGCCGCCGGGCAGTCCGATTTCGGTAAAGCCGTCGGCGGTCGCACCGACCAGCCGAACCGCCGCGCCTGGCTTCAGGGTCGTTTTCAAAGCGGCGCCCGCGGCTGCTCTTTCCAGCACCGAGCATTGTGCGGTCGTGATGCGATCACTGCCGTCGAGGCTTGCCAGCACAGGCGGAGCGGCTTTTGCCAGGTTGGCGAGGCTGATGAAGCCGCTGCCGCCGTCGAGCTTGAGCCATTGCTTGCCGCGCTCATCGGTCGCGAGAGTGCCGGCCGCCTTTTCGCCGCGCTTCAACGACCCGACGATTTTCGATCCCTGAAGCGACGCCCGGTCGCGCAAATTCGCTTCGGCGACGGCATAGAGCATTGCCCTCTCGGCCGCAGCCTGCTCTCCGCCCGCGTCGGCGCTTTCGACGGTGCCAGCCTTTTCGCCGGAGCTCGAAAGGCCAAGCCAGGCGCCGCCGCCGATCGCGACGGCCAGCAACGCTGCGCCGCCCAGAAGCAGGCCGGTCCGGCGCGGTGCGGGCGAAGCATCACCGGCGTCGACGTCGACGTCGGTGGCCGGCGAAGGCGCAGGGACGACGGCGGGCGAAGCGGCGGGGGCGGCGGCATCTTCCGGGCCGGAAACCGCGGTGCCGCATGTCGCACAAAAGCGCGCCTCCGGAGAAAGCGCCGATCCGCATTCGGAGCAAAAATTCGCCATTCTTCGTCGTCCTTTGATTCGTTGAAGCGCATCTCGCGGGCTCCGCTTAGCCGGCGATCGCGGATCGTCGATGTGATCGACCGCACATTGATCGAATAATCAATGAAATTCGTAGGATAGATACGGATTTGTTGCGACCCCGCAGTTGTTCGCGAGAAAGCGTCGCGAAGCGATCCGCGCGACCGCATTGGCGGTCGTTTCGGCAGTTTTCGACGCCTTAACATCATGCTAGCTGCCAAAATGGTGAGCGCGATCACAATCCTGCGCGTTCGATCCGCTACGAAGGCTTTCGAGACAGGCGGTAACGATTCCCCGCCGCCAACAGAAAAGGATGATCGATAATGTCCCATCGCCGCTTGAGCTTCCTCGCCGCGATCGTCGCGGCGCCGCTGTGGGCGTACATGCCCGCCGCGACCGCCCAGGAAGCGCCTGCGAGCGAGTTCAGCGACGATCAGCAGAAGATGCTGGACCTCGTCAACAAGGGCATGGACTTCGAGCGCGCGGGTAAGCCCGTCGAGGCCGAGCGTATCTATCGCCGCTGGATCGAGGAGGCCACGAAGCGTTACGGCGCGGACGGGCTGATCACCAGCCTCGGCTACCGGCTGCTCGCCGGCAGCCTCGAAACGCAGAACCGGCTCAAGGAGGCCGAGCCTCTCTGGAAGCGCCTACTCGACATCAACCGCTCGCAGCTCGGCGAAGACGATGACGAAACGCTGACCGCCTATATGTTTCTGTCGTCCAACTACATCAAACAGGGCCGGCCGGGCGAGGCGTTGCCGCTGCGCCGCGCGATCCTCGCCAAGCGGATCGCCCAGCGGGGGGAGAAAGACGGAAAGACGATCATCGCGACGGCCAATCTAGCCGCGGCGCTCTCCGAACTCGGCGAGATGAAGGAAGCCGAGACGCTGTTCCGCAAGGCGCTTGCGACCAGCCTCGAAGTGCATGGCGAAAAGCACGGCGAGACCGCGACGGCCTATGGTAATCTCGGCGACGTGATGCGCAGCCTTGGCCGCTATGACGAGGCCGAACCGATGCTCGAGAAGGCACGCGCGATCGACGAGGCGCTGCCGGAGACGAAGAGTGCCGACATCGCGCTCCGCTATTACAACAGCGCGGTGAATTTGGGTGACATGGGTCGCTATTCCGAGGCGGGCGCCGCTGCAAACAAGGCGCTCGACCTGTGGCGGACGAGCAAGGGCGACGATAGCCCGCAGGCGGCGCTCGGCTATACCGCGGTCGGCTACACCCTGATGTCGGAAGGCCGTTTCGCCGAAGCCGGTGGCGCCTACCGCAAGGCGCTCGACATCCGCCGCGTCCGGCTCGGTGAAGAGCATCCGCTGACAGGCGAGGCCTATAACAATCTCGCGCTCAACATGGAAAAACAGGGCCAGCCGCCGAGCGTGATCGAGCCGATGTTCCGCAAGGCGCTCGATATCACGCGTGCATCGCTCGGCGAGACCAGCCAGCGCACGGCAACCCTCTATGCCAATGTCGCGCATGTACTGAACGAGCAGGGGCGCTATATCGAGGCCGAGCCCATGTATCGGCGTGCACTCGACATTCAGGAACGGATCACCGGCACCGAACATCCCTCCTATGCGACGACGCTCCTCAATCTTGCCTTTAATACGAGCGACAACGGCCGCGACGATCAGGCCGAGCCGATGATGCGGCGCGCGCTCGGCATTTTCCGCGCCAAGTTCGGCGACGATAATCCTGAAACGGCGTGGGCCTATACCAGCCTCGGATCGACGCTCGGCGCGCTTGGCCGCCACAGGGAAGAAGCCGAAATGACGGCCAGGGCGCTCGATATCCGGCGCCGCCTGCTCGGCGAGGATCATCCGCTTACCGCCGTCGCCTATAATAACGTGGGGGATGCACTGGTCCGCGCCGATGGCGGGCAGGGCGACAAGGCTGCCGAGCCCTATTACCGCCAGTCGCTCGCTATCCTGCTCCGCACGGTGGGCGAAGCGCACATCGACACCGCGCACGCCTATAGCCGAATCGCATCCAGCCTAGCGCGGCAGGGACGGACGGCCGACGCGGAGCAGGCGGCGGCAAAGGCGGTCGCGATCGTACGGCGCCTGAACGAGCAGGCGGCGGCGGGTGCGAATGCGATCACGCTGTCGGCGCTCGACCGGCAACAGGCCGATCCCGGCCGCAGCATCTATACCACCTATATGAACGCGGCTTTCGCGCTGATGAGCGATACGCCCGACGCGGCGGGACAGTCTGCGATCCAGAATCGCGCCTTCCTCGCCGCACAGGATGCGATCAGCTCGGCGTCGGGGCGCGCCGTGCTGCAAACCGCCGCGCGCGCTGCCGCCAAGACGCCGCAAATGGCGGAAGCGGTGCGCCAGGAACAGGATCTCGCGGCACGGGCGAACATGCTCGACAAGAATCTGCTCCGCGCGCTCGGCGATCGCAAACCGGTCGAGGTCACGCGGCTTCGCGGAGAATTGGACGCCGTGCAGGCCCAGCTTGCGGAAGTCAGCGCGCTGATCGACCGCAAATATCCGGCCTATCGCGAGCTGGTATCGCCGCGTCCGATCAGCCTCGCCGAAACGCAGAAGGCGCTCCGTCCCGATGAGGCGCTGTTGCTGATGACCGAAGCGGCGAACACCTTCCATCTGTTCGTGGTTACCCCGACCGCCGTCGGCTGGAGCCGTCCGGGGCGCGAGATCGACGTCATCCTCAAACAGATTTCGGACCTGCGCTGCGACGTGGATTATGCGACCTGCACCGACGCGCGCAAAGCCGAACTCGACGCGCTGCCGACCACCCAAAAGGAACAGGAAGGCCAGCGCCGCTTCGATCTCGATACGTCGCATGCCCTGTATCAGGCGCTGATCGAGCCGGTCGAACCGCTGCTCAAGGGTACGAAGCGCCTGTATGTGACGAGCTCGGGCAAGCTGGGCGATTTGCCGCTCGCGCTGCTCTCCACATCCGCGCTTCCGGCGGGCGCCGACATGGCCGATCCCGACGTGCTGGCCCGCGCGCAATGGCTCGCGAACCGCTACGCCTTTACCAGCCTGCCGTCGGTCGCGTCCCTGACGCTGGCGCGCGACTCCCGCGCCCGGGCGAGCATCGAAAGCTTTCGCGGCTATGGCGCACCCGTCCTGCTCGGTGGCGATACCGGTTCGCGCGCGGCGACGGGTGTCGGGGTTTTCGGCGCGGTCTCTAACGCGGGCTCGCCGCTTGCCGACCCCGACGCGCTTCGCAAGCTCGCGCCGCTACCCGGTACGAAGGTCGAGCTGACGGCGATGGCGGAGCTGTTCGGCGCGTCGGAGAGGAGCCTGACGCTCGATCGCGGCGCGACCGAAGCGGCCTTGCGGCAGGATCCCACGCTGGCGAACAGCCGCGTGATCGCGATCGCGACGCACGGCTTGCTTCCCGATCCGCAACTCGGACTGGGCGAACCCGGTCTCGTCATGACACCGCCCGTGACCCCGAGTGACCTCGATGATGGCCTGCTGACCGCCACCGAAGCGGCACAGCTCGATCTTTCGGCGGACTGGGTCATTCTTTCCGCGTGCAACACGGCATCGGCCAGCAATTCGGGCGGTAGCGACAGCCTGTCGGCTCTTGCCCGTGGCTTTCTTTACGCCGGCGCGGATGCGCTTCTCGCCAGTCACTGGCGCGTATCGGATGACGCAACCGCGGCGCTGACGGTCGAGACGCTTATGGCGCAGCGGGCGGATCCGGCGAGGACGCGGGCGCAAGCATTGCAGATGGCGATGAACGCGGTACGGACCGGCAAGCGTACCGACGGAACCGCGGTTCCCGGATGGCGCGCGGCATGGGCCCATCCAAGGGCATGGGCGGCATTCACCAATATAGCCAACCGCGACGAATAGTTGCGCGGAGATTCGCTCCGGGTCTCCAAAGAGGAACTGGCGCGAGGCAAATCGATTTTGCACCCCATCATTCAGTGTCTGCGGCTATCCAGGTCGACAAGCACTATGATCCACCGCCTCATATCAGCTTTCGACATGTGGAGATGAATAGCGGCCTGTCTGCTATCGGCCGATCATGCCTCCCTGCCTGGCATCGGACGCCAGTCGCGCGAAGCGCCTCATCGGGTGGCCTAAAACGAGTCCTTCGATAATTTCGCATTCGCCCACTGCCGTACGAGCTCACTTGCTTGACTTAGCCGCGTCCGGGCCGCGTCGGGCTGGCGAAAGTTGCAACCGAAATCGAAGCGCAGCGAAGTTTCGCGGTCGCCGGCCCGCCAGTTGAGCGCGCCCGTTCCCTGATCTGTGACCGCCCCGTCGCAAGGCAATTCGTGCATGTCCTCGAGCGGCTGCAATATCACGCGAATGCGTTCGAAGCCCTCCGGTCCGGCATTGAACGTGCCGCCCGCCTCGACGCGAATGGTTGTGCGGTAAGCGCCGCGCCCCGAACCATCGATCCACCATTCGGTCCGCCCGCCGGTCCAGCCGTTGCCGGTGCCGGCATAGGAAATCCGATCAGGCGCCCCGGCGGACTGGGGTTCCGGGATCCTTCCTGGCGTATCGGTCGAGCCAGCCAATGCGATGGCGGCGAGGGATGCGAGTTTCCAAATCATGGAGCAACTCCGCTGTCTTCATCATCGATGCGTTGCCGCGCCGGGCGCGCGGCGGCGCTAGCGCGCTTTGATGCCAGCGAAATCGTGCACGAACAGCCCCGGCTTCCGGCTGTCAAACATCGCCTGAAGTTCGCAGGCCGTGCTCGCCCGCTTCTTGCAGTTCGCCCGCGCCGCCGCCTGCGCTCGCTTGGCCGTGGTTTCGGCCGTCGCGCCGTCGTCGCTGCCATTGATGCGATAGGCCTGGATATACCCGTTTCCGGACAGCGCGTTGGTTTCGCACGGACGCGAGGTTGCATCGCTGCACGCCTTGATCGCCGCCGCGGTCGCGGCATCGGCGCTGCGGTGGCCACTCGCAACATAGAGC
Protein-coding sequences here:
- a CDS encoding alpha/beta hydrolase family protein, translating into MPPLGIASRRISAVALLLAIAVASPVSGKAVEGREGSALRSFTVKDAIERSTLGGFGDRLQPSPDGRAFAFITSKGELGGGLVRSTVWIVRKDEGGQFRATAGAERTSTTNDEPISSLRWVDDGRGVAFLSPDDTGFPQVFRYDLATGESRQVTRVQQKIVSFDLRGDDCLFYAVARGAREFPAPGGYLGGESLLGLLMPEQDSLNEEGAAYVQQTGGPAKRLTALKKSLAYPFVRFAIAPDGGRAIAMLPASPDSGFAAAWKARPGTRPLVEAMQSIAVQPYLVDIASVSARPLLSAPTGIAIGDTSASQLLWAADGRQVALTNALLGSQDLKEGEELPSDPRTVIIDIGAAGSDQVSVVDQRGEPGERAAKLSWGGSGELVVESAAGAGSGQGLYSFASKGRRWRTTFGRDEGKWVPTGRAEIGPATRLRRDDVDFFVREDANTPPQIIGQDAGSGKPSFEFDLNPQLKTIRLNAIKEVKWTDATGHGWSGGLILPATRKAGERIPLVIELKFFDPTRFSPDGPYTTAFASQALAAKGMAVLELNAFDPATMDTAKEGPTQMRGIESAIDFLASQYGIDPDRVGLIGFSRTCYHVAYALTHSTRRFAAATIADGLSGGYVQYHAYSLNHTAFNGIKPLYDGLNGGPPWGETLANWIKNSPDMNASRISTPLRIEMLGKSSVLQEWEIYSTLKLQSKPVDALYLPDATHVLVKPRERYLSQQGNVNWFAYWLLGQEARDADNDRDYKRWDRLNAIESDAAALISK
- a CDS encoding zinc ribbon domain-containing protein, encoding MANFCSECGSALSPEARFCATCGTAVSGPEDAAAPAASPAVVPAPSPATDVDVDAGDASPAPRRTGLLLGGAALLAVAIGGGAWLGLSSSGEKAGTVESADAGGEQAAAERAMLYAVAEANLRDRASLQGSKIVGSLKRGEKAAGTLATDERGKQWLKLDGGSGFISLANLAKAAPPVLASLDGSDRITTAQCSVLERAAAGAALKTTLKPGAAVRLVGATADGFTEIGLPGGGVGYMPTASACATEPSPAKGAVANSLIQFDARNCELGPELEPYFERARKARDGENIEEMAEEYDFPVDKKFRGLRVTAVIVGYEWQGVAFGDPASKVQAAFRQMGFTIDKNGDFAVDDDVEVSTTIRPTDAGSRSRGQSELICGV
- a CDS encoding CHAT domain-containing tetratricopeptide repeat protein, which encodes MSHRRLSFLAAIVAAPLWAYMPAATAQEAPASEFSDDQQKMLDLVNKGMDFERAGKPVEAERIYRRWIEEATKRYGADGLITSLGYRLLAGSLETQNRLKEAEPLWKRLLDINRSQLGEDDDETLTAYMFLSSNYIKQGRPGEALPLRRAILAKRIAQRGEKDGKTIIATANLAAALSELGEMKEAETLFRKALATSLEVHGEKHGETATAYGNLGDVMRSLGRYDEAEPMLEKARAIDEALPETKSADIALRYYNSAVNLGDMGRYSEAGAAANKALDLWRTSKGDDSPQAALGYTAVGYTLMSEGRFAEAGGAYRKALDIRRVRLGEEHPLTGEAYNNLALNMEKQGQPPSVIEPMFRKALDITRASLGETSQRTATLYANVAHVLNEQGRYIEAEPMYRRALDIQERITGTEHPSYATTLLNLAFNTSDNGRDDQAEPMMRRALGIFRAKFGDDNPETAWAYTSLGSTLGALGRHREEAEMTARALDIRRRLLGEDHPLTAVAYNNVGDALVRADGGQGDKAAEPYYRQSLAILLRTVGEAHIDTAHAYSRIASSLARQGRTADAEQAAAKAVAIVRRLNEQAAAGANAITLSALDRQQADPGRSIYTTYMNAAFALMSDTPDAAGQSAIQNRAFLAAQDAISSASGRAVLQTAARAAAKTPQMAEAVRQEQDLAARANMLDKNLLRALGDRKPVEVTRLRGELDAVQAQLAEVSALIDRKYPAYRELVSPRPISLAETQKALRPDEALLLMTEAANTFHLFVVTPTAVGWSRPGREIDVILKQISDLRCDVDYATCTDARKAELDALPTTQKEQEGQRRFDLDTSHALYQALIEPVEPLLKGTKRLYVTSSGKLGDLPLALLSTSALPAGADMADPDVLARAQWLANRYAFTSLPSVASLTLARDSRARASIESFRGYGAPVLLGGDTGSRAATGVGVFGAVSNAGSPLADPDALRKLAPLPGTKVELTAMAELFGASERSLTLDRGATEAALRQDPTLANSRVIAIATHGLLPDPQLGLGEPGLVMTPPVTPSDLDDGLLTATEAAQLDLSADWVILSACNTASASNSGGSDSLSALARGFLYAGADALLASHWRVSDDATAALTVETLMAQRADPARTRAQALQMAMNAVRTGKRTDGTAVPGWRAAWAHPRAWAAFTNIANRDE